The Labeo rohita strain BAU-BD-2019 chromosome 19, IGBB_LRoh.1.0, whole genome shotgun sequence genome window below encodes:
- the asb4 gene encoding ankyrin repeat and SOCS box protein 4 — protein sequence MSGRPRAVLGLEEEDNRTLSRREADNLLKTRFLEALTRNDAVEVAKILRSTSIDIDTVLDVEDRDMILASYKQGYWLPSYKLETSWAMGLHVCMMYNALESAIVLLQNGAAVNRKPNGKTPLHVACTVSNADCVGLLLEWGARINSMSLSGHTPLHYCITRESLDCAKHLVLKGANINKPSEENQDTPLHTAARYGIPELVAFYIAHGADINAVNGYMETPLITAAFWAMDIRERTYNSEHHLVCRILLDHNANPHLYEEDDKTALHKACWNCDHVLIQMLLEAGAKTNAMDVNGCAALQYLLKVTQIRPWAIPERCYQLLLNYGAARVYPPQFHKVLQACHEYPRAVEVMVNSYEHIKHTKKWRAAIPEAVYERYKTFYDSLFAVCTNNPRTLQHLARCAIRAAMSYRCELGVQQLFLPSSVKKYLLLEPVGIIY from the exons ATGAGCGGAAGGCCTCGAGCAGTTCTTGGTTTAGAGGAGGAAGACAACCGGACTTTGTCGCGGAGGGAAGCTGATAACCTTCTCAAGACACGCTTTCTAGAAGCGCTCACGCGTAACGATGCAGTTGAGGTTGCAAAAATCCTTCGCTCCACCAGCATTGACATAGACACTGTGTTAGACGTGGAGGACCGCGATATGATCCTTGCCTCGTATAAGCAAG GTTACTGGCTACCAAGTTATAAATTGGAGACATCCTGGGCTATGGGTCTTCATGTGTGTATGATGTACAATGCATTGGAGAGTGCCATAGTCCTTCTGCAGAACGGGGCAGCGGTCAACAGGAAACCTAATGGGAAAACCCCTCTACATGTGGCATGTACGGTGTCTAATGCTGACTGTGTGGGACTTCTGCTGGAATGGGGCGCACGAATCAACAGTATGTCACTGAGCGGACATACTCCATTACACTACTGCATTACACGAGAGTCTTTGGACTGTGCCAAACATCTTGTTCTCAAAG GAGCAAATATCAACAAGCCCAGCGAGGAGAACCAGGACACCCCTCTGCACACCGCGGCCCGATACGGCATCCCAGAGCTGGTGGCTTTCTACATTGCCCATGGAGCTGATATCAATGCAGTCAACGGCTACATGGAAACACCTTTGATCACTGCTGCATTCTGGGCTATGGATATTCGCGAGCGGACCTACAACTCTGAACACCATCTTGTCTGCCGGATCCTGTTGGACCACAACGCTAACCCACATTTATACGAAGAAGACGACAAGACGGCACTGCACAAAGCTTGCTGGAATTGTGACCATGTGCTTATCCAAATGTTACTGGAGGCCGGTGCCAAGACTAATGCTATGGATGTTAATGGATGCGCAGCTCTACAGTATCTGCTGAAGGTGACTCAGATCAGGCCGTGGGCCATTCCTGAACGCTGCTATCAGCTGCTTCTGAACTACGGAGCAGCACGAGTGTATCCCCCACAGTTTCACAAG GTGTTGCAGGCATGTCACGAATACCCCAGGGCAGTGGAGGTTATGGTCAATTCTTATGAACATATCAAGCACACTAAAAAATGGAGGGCTGCTATTCCTGAAGCCGTATATGAG aGATACAAGACTTTCTATGATTCTTTGTTTGCCGTCTGCACCAACAATCCACGTACTCTACAGCATCTGGCCCGATGTGCAATACGTGCTGCTATGTCGTATCGCTGTGAACTGGGTGTCCAGCAACTCTTTCTTCCTTCATCAGTAAAGAAATACTTACTTCTGGAGCCTGTAGGAATCATATATTGA